From a region of the Paenibacillus sp. R14(2021) genome:
- a CDS encoding phosphotransferase gives MTNSYTKTRIREITRQFGLIPLRSNSIASFYRKNAIIQIQTESGTYGIKPFFRNLLLRSSTIHQIKTTANYIQLLMDSGFSYMPKWLTSNTGKLWTLNQGRPFYITAWIKGRNLENEQDFEALGRALATLHTTSGRFLSTKGSSTRKQIQIWRIQDRLFRRRMAKAIQTNKQNHGWYKKYGKHYKIISDRAWADLRNPEIADLFEKELDRPALIHNDITSPNVIISDDN, from the coding sequence ATGACCAATTCCTATACAAAAACTAGAATTCGCGAAATCACCCGCCAATTCGGCCTGATTCCGTTGCGTTCAAACTCAATCGCGTCCTTTTACCGAAAAAACGCCATCATCCAGATACAAACCGAAAGTGGAACCTATGGGATAAAGCCCTTTTTTCGGAATTTATTACTCCGCTCGAGTACAATTCATCAAATAAAAACAACTGCAAACTATATACAGCTCTTGATGGATAGCGGTTTCAGCTACATGCCCAAATGGCTCACGAGCAATACCGGAAAGTTATGGACGTTAAACCAAGGAAGGCCCTTCTATATAACCGCTTGGATAAAAGGAAGGAATTTGGAAAACGAACAAGATTTTGAAGCGCTTGGCCGGGCCCTTGCCACCCTACATACGACATCCGGTCGTTTTCTTTCCACTAAGGGGTCGTCTACTCGCAAACAAATCCAAATATGGAGAATTCAAGACCGCCTCTTTCGTAGACGAATGGCAAAGGCAATCCAAACGAATAAACAGAACCACGGATGGTACAAAAAATATGGCAAACACTATAAAATAATTTCGGATCGGGCCTGGGCCGATTTAAGGAACCCGGAGATTGCAGACCTCTTTGAGAAGGAATTGGACCGCCCCGCATTGATACACAACGATATTACTTCACCTAATGTCATTATTTCAGATGACAACTAG
- a CDS encoding phosphotransferase, with protein sequence MAKFHSIAEGFPAAEAPVARIRYSGLNHEVSEYKQLLSQYKNTGHLAALCEEVLGYLHQPKVLEAIDAEQKASAFVHGDYNYPNLIKDKRRKLHLIDFDNSSLHTRMKDLSHILHRNFVWNGTEMLRSIDYYQRYR encoded by the coding sequence TTGGCCAAATTCCATTCCATTGCTGAAGGATTCCCTGCAGCCGAAGCTCCTGTCGCAAGAATCCGATATTCGGGACTGAACCACGAAGTTTCGGAATATAAACAACTGCTCAGTCAGTACAAAAATACAGGGCATTTAGCAGCGCTTTGTGAGGAAGTGCTGGGCTATTTGCATCAGCCAAAAGTCTTAGAGGCCATCGATGCCGAACAAAAGGCTTCCGCATTTGTTCATGGCGATTACAATTATCCCAATCTGATTAAAGACAAACGACGAAAATTACATTTGATCGACTTTGATAACAGTTCTCTCCACACAAGAATGAAGGATTTGTCCCATATTCTTCATCGAAATTTTGTTTGGAACGGTACGGAGATGCTTCGCTCAATCGACTATTATCAGAGATACCGATAA
- the rlmH gene encoding 23S rRNA (pseudouridine(1915)-N(3))-methyltransferase RlmH: protein MHIQIAAVGKLKEKYLVLGIAEYAKRLGPYVKLTLTEVADERAPETMSTAEEAQVREREGERLLAQIKADAHVIALALDGELWSSEDLAGQLDSLATYGRSHVAFVIGGSTGLAPAVLKRAQQRLSFGRMTLPHQLMRLVLLEQVYRAVKINRGEPYHK from the coding sequence ATGCATATTCAAATCGCTGCCGTAGGCAAGTTGAAGGAGAAATATCTCGTGCTCGGCATCGCCGAATACGCGAAGCGTCTGGGCCCGTACGTGAAGCTGACGCTCACGGAGGTCGCGGACGAGCGGGCGCCTGAGACGATGAGCACCGCCGAGGAAGCCCAGGTGCGCGAGCGCGAGGGCGAGCGCTTGCTCGCGCAGATTAAGGCGGACGCGCATGTGATCGCGCTCGCCCTGGACGGGGAGCTGTGGTCGAGCGAGGACCTCGCCGGCCAGCTGGATTCGTTAGCCACGTATGGGCGGAGCCACGTGGCTTTTGTCATTGGCGGGAGCACGGGGCTCGCGCCCGCCGTCTTGAAGCGCGCCCAGCAGCGGCTGAGCTTCGGGCGGATGACGCTGCCTCACCAGCTCATGCGGCTCGTGCTGCTGGAGCAGGTGTACCGGGCGGTGAAGATAAATCGGGGGGAACCGTATCATAAGTGA
- a CDS encoding CxxH/CxxC protein produces MYCVCKEHVELAIDKFVDEYEDAPDIVDLATTTFTAWEAPATCELGQCVNASAYLVV; encoded by the coding sequence ATGTATTGTGTATGTAAAGAGCATGTGGAACTTGCGATCGATAAATTCGTGGACGAATACGAGGATGCGCCGGATATCGTGGACCTGGCGACGACGACTTTCACGGCATGGGAAGCGCCGGCGACGTGCGAGTTGGGGCAGTGCGTTAACGCCTCGGCCTACTTGGTGGTGTAG
- a CDS encoding S1C family serine protease has product MSLFDDDFYSTRVSRRARSAVRESKAAPFKRRGKQRWTPVRIALTSSMISAVAVVVVFGLFTGFDRSESTAQAVSGVTNVGMNDPLEKTITAAAKVRPAVVSIINEQMLPAGAAGGGKAETEEPSTGKGADSDSKLEQAALGSGFIFEKVKGKAHIITNNHVIADAAAVKAVLSDGETRDAKIIGKDEITDLAVLEIDGSGIDTVAHIGESDDLRAGQWVMAIGNPLGLSDSLSMGIVSKTKRIIPISLSQDGNYDWEQEVIQIDASINQGNSGGPLIDLDGNVVGINSMKIADYGVEGVGFAIPSHLAKPIVESLLEYGKVKRPYLGVYTMDLAQYFAQQAAAAAGAGAGGDSAGGDVPQDSDEPQSGDDGGAAAIEPGDNGADDGTGDAPAAGQDGGAAEGGADAGGEQSLIPPQGELKLPDDVHDGVIVLQAVGPAAEAGLAFNDVIVKLDKQPISSTMDLRKYLYGKKHIGDNIEITFYRDGKKQTTTFKLAEKTEE; this is encoded by the coding sequence ATGAGCTTATTCGATGATGATTTTTACTCGACGCGTGTGTCGCGGCGTGCCCGTTCGGCTGTGCGGGAGAGCAAGGCCGCTCCATTCAAGCGCCGCGGCAAGCAGCGCTGGACGCCGGTGCGGATTGCGCTGACATCCTCCATGATCAGCGCCGTTGCCGTGGTGGTCGTATTCGGCCTCTTCACGGGCTTCGACCGCAGTGAAAGCACGGCCCAAGCGGTGTCCGGCGTGACGAACGTCGGCATGAACGACCCGCTCGAGAAGACGATCACCGCAGCGGCGAAGGTTCGTCCTGCGGTCGTGAGCATTATTAACGAGCAGATGCTGCCCGCAGGTGCGGCCGGCGGCGGTAAGGCAGAGACGGAGGAGCCGTCCACCGGCAAGGGGGCCGACTCTGATTCCAAGCTGGAGCAGGCTGCGCTTGGCTCCGGGTTTATATTCGAGAAAGTAAAGGGCAAGGCGCATATCATTACGAATAATCACGTCATTGCGGACGCTGCGGCGGTGAAAGCGGTGCTGAGCGACGGCGAGACGCGGGATGCGAAGATCATCGGCAAGGACGAGATTACGGATCTCGCGGTGCTGGAGATTGACGGCTCGGGCATCGATACGGTCGCGCATATCGGCGAATCCGATGATCTGCGAGCGGGTCAGTGGGTCATGGCGATCGGCAACCCGCTGGGTCTGAGCGATTCGCTCTCCATGGGGATTGTCAGCAAGACGAAACGGATCATTCCGATCTCGCTCAGCCAGGACGGCAACTACGACTGGGAGCAGGAAGTCATCCAAATCGATGCCTCGATTAACCAAGGCAACAGCGGCGGACCGCTGATCGATCTTGACGGCAATGTCGTCGGCATCAACAGCATGAAAATCGCCGATTACGGCGTGGAAGGCGTCGGCTTTGCGATTCCGTCCCACTTGGCAAAACCAATCGTGGAAAGCCTGCTGGAATACGGCAAAGTGAAACGGCCTTACTTAGGCGTGTACACGATGGACTTGGCGCAATATTTCGCCCAGCAGGCGGCTGCGGCTGCCGGAGCGGGAGCGGGCGGCGACAGCGCAGGCGGCGATGTGCCGCAGGACAGCGACGAGCCGCAGAGCGGCGATGACGGCGGAGCGGCTGCGATTGAGCCCGGCGACAATGGCGCGGACGATGGCACGGGCGATGCGCCGGCCGCAGGTCAGGACGGCGGCGCTGCGGAAGGCGGTGCCGATGCGGGCGGCGAGCAGAGCTTGATTCCGCCGCAGGGCGAGCTCAAGCTGCCGGACGACGTGCATGACGGCGTGATCGTGCTGCAGGCGGTCGGACCGGCGGCGGAAGCGGGTCTAGCATTCAACGATGTGATCGTGAAGCTGGATAAGCAGCCGATCAGCAGCACGATGGATCTGCGCAAGTACCTGTACGGGAAGAAGCACATCGGCGACAACATCGAAATCACGTTCTACCGCGACGGGAAGAAGCAGACGACGACATTTAAGCTTGCGGAGAAGACGGAAGAATAA
- a CDS encoding MBL fold metallo-hydrolase has product MGLRFTVLGSGSTGNATIVQGQDATVLVDAGLSVKRIEELMREQGVSGHNIDAILVTHEHSDHIKGLGAFARKFNVPIYANEATWGALERHVGQLGSEQRVIIETGETINFGAMRSTSYAISHDAAEPVGYVFEEDGLKLSLATDLGYVSDKVRRMIEDSDVLVLESNHDVNMLRMGRYPWNIKRRILSDVGHLSNEAAGEALCQLMTDRTKRVYLAHLSLDHNLIDLARMTVNEILENNGHFFKREEHPLRKTYHDRPTAWDEVKQR; this is encoded by the coding sequence ATGGGACTTCGATTTACGGTACTAGGAAGCGGTTCGACGGGGAATGCCACGATCGTGCAGGGTCAGGATGCCACGGTGCTTGTGGATGCAGGTTTGAGTGTTAAGCGGATTGAAGAGCTCATGCGGGAGCAGGGCGTGTCGGGCCATAACATTGATGCGATTCTCGTCACGCATGAGCATTCGGATCATATTAAAGGGCTCGGTGCCTTCGCCCGGAAATTCAATGTGCCGATCTATGCGAACGAAGCGACATGGGGCGCGCTGGAGCGGCATGTCGGGCAGCTCGGAAGCGAGCAGCGCGTCATTATCGAGACGGGCGAGACGATTAATTTCGGCGCGATGCGGTCCACTTCGTATGCGATCTCGCATGATGCGGCGGAGCCGGTCGGCTACGTGTTTGAAGAAGACGGCTTGAAGCTGAGTCTTGCGACGGATCTCGGGTATGTGAGCGATAAGGTGCGGCGGATGATTGAGGATTCCGATGTGCTGGTGCTGGAGTCGAATCATGACGTGAATATGCTGCGCATGGGGCGTTACCCGTGGAACATTAAGCGGCGGATTCTGAGCGATGTCGGTCATTTGTCGAATGAAGCAGCCGGCGAGGCGTTATGCCAGTTGATGACGGACCGGACGAAGCGGGTCTATCTGGCGCATCTGAGCCTGGATCATAATCTGATTGATCTGGCGCGGATGACGGTGAATGAGATATTAGAGAATAACGGTCATTTCTTCAAGCGGGAAGAGCATCCGCTGCGCAAAACATACCATGACCGGCCTACGGCATGGGATGAAGTGAAGCAACGATAA
- the yycI gene encoding two-component system regulatory protein YycI: protein MDWGRAKSVLIIAFLLLNLVLGYQLWSNIREGLRTSTDVSDLRPETQALMKEKQIKLGTSIPSETPELRDLTYRVKAKLGKAERHVLKVPVDSKVVFVQKELQASLGGIIPELDQYTFGADRDSEFVFYRMADGNPMFDVKLELFYSNQKIIAYKQDLITLLPPPKSAPQSVLPATKVVTSLIENQLPYGAVIKDIKLGYHGQIFNSDTQVSAPTWRVLLEDGGQYYMNAISGEVVTE from the coding sequence ATGGACTGGGGCAGGGCGAAGAGTGTGCTGATTATCGCGTTCTTACTGCTGAATCTCGTGCTTGGATACCAGCTCTGGTCCAATATCCGGGAAGGGCTGCGCACGAGTACGGACGTCAGTGATTTGCGGCCGGAAACGCAGGCGCTCATGAAGGAAAAGCAGATCAAGCTTGGTACGAGCATTCCTTCGGAAACGCCGGAGCTGCGGGATTTGACCTATCGGGTGAAGGCCAAGCTTGGCAAGGCCGAGCGTCATGTGCTGAAGGTGCCCGTGGACAGCAAGGTCGTGTTCGTTCAGAAGGAGCTGCAGGCGAGCCTCGGCGGGATTATTCCGGAGCTTGACCAGTATACGTTCGGCGCGGACCGCGACAGCGAGTTCGTGTTCTACCGGATGGCTGACGGCAACCCGATGTTCGACGTAAAGCTGGAGCTGTTCTACAGCAATCAGAAAATCATCGCGTACAAGCAGGATCTCATCACGCTCCTGCCGCCTCCGAAATCGGCGCCGCAGTCGGTGCTGCCGGCAACGAAGGTGGTTACGAGCTTGATCGAGAACCAGCTGCCTTACGGCGCGGTTATCAAGGACATTAAACTGGGGTATCACGGGCAGATTTTCAACTCCGATACACAGGTTTCGGCGCCGACGTGGCGCGTGCTGCTCGAGGATGGCGGGCAGTACTATATGAATGCCATCAGCGGGGAAGTTGTAACGGAATAA